A stretch of DNA from Nitratireductor thuwali:
CAAAGCCCTATATCCAGATCGAAAACCTCACCAAGCGCTTCGGCGATTTCACTGCGGTCGACGACCTGACGCTCACCATATATGAGCGTGAATTCTTCGCGCTGCTGGGTGCGTCCGGCTGCGGCAAGTCCACCCTCCTGCGGATGCTGGGCGGCTTCGAGACGCCGAGCGCCGGCCGCATCCTGCTTGACGGGCAGGACCTGCGGGGCATTCCGCCCTACAAGCGCCCCGTCAACATGATGTTCCAGTCCTATGCCCTGTTCCCGCATATGAGCGTGGAAGCCAATGTCGGCTTTGGGCTCAGGCAGGAGGGCATGCCAAAAGGACAGATCGCCGAGCGTGTGGCCCAGATGCTCAAGCTGGTGAAGCTGGAGCAGTTCGCCGGGCGCAAGCCGCACCAGCTTTCCGGCGGGCAGCGCCAGCGGGTCGCGCTCGCCCGCTCACTGGCCAAGCGCCCCAAGGTGCTGCTGCTGGACGAGCCGCTGGGCGCGCTCGACAAGAAGCTGCGCGAGGAGACGCAGTTCGAGCTGATGGACCTCCAGCACGAGCTCGGCCTCACCTTCGTCGTCGTGACCCACGACCAGGAAGAAGCCATGACCATGGCCGACCGCATCGCCATCATGGAAAAGGGCAACGTGTTGCAGGTGGCCACGCCGCCGGAGATCTACGAGGCACCGAACTCGCGCTTCGTGGCCGATTTCGTGGGCTCGATCAACATGTTCGAGGGAAAGCTGCGCGAGAAGGGCTCGCGCGGTTCGCGCATTGTGCGCGCCGATGGCCTGGCGCTCAGCGCCGATGCCCCGGCCGATGCGGTGGTTGGCGAAAAGGTGTGGCTGGCGGTGCGCCCCGAGAAGATGAAGGTGTCGAGCGCCCGGCCGGACAACGCGGTCAACACGATGGAAGGCGAGGTCTGGGACATCGCCTATCTGGGCGACATGACGATCTACTATGTGAAGCTCGACGACGGCATGGTCGTCAAGGCCAGCACGGTCAACAGCCTGCGCAGGATCGGCGAGGAACTGACCTGGCACGACCGTGCATGGGTTTCCTTCGCGCCCGACGCCGGCGTCGTCCTGGCGCGGTAGGCGGCGATGAACCGG
This window harbors:
- a CDS encoding ABC transporter ATP-binding protein: MESLGSTRRSFAPWADPKAKPYIQIENLTKRFGDFTAVDDLTLTIYEREFFALLGASGCGKSTLLRMLGGFETPSAGRILLDGQDLRGIPPYKRPVNMMFQSYALFPHMSVEANVGFGLRQEGMPKGQIAERVAQMLKLVKLEQFAGRKPHQLSGGQRQRVALARSLAKRPKVLLLDEPLGALDKKLREETQFELMDLQHELGLTFVVVTHDQEEAMTMADRIAIMEKGNVLQVATPPEIYEAPNSRFVADFVGSINMFEGKLREKGSRGSRIVRADGLALSADAPADAVVGEKVWLAVRPEKMKVSSARPDNAVNTMEGEVWDIAYLGDMTIYYVKLDDGMVVKASTVNSLRRIGEELTWHDRAWVSFAPDAGVVLAR